From the Lolium rigidum isolate FL_2022 chromosome 2, APGP_CSIRO_Lrig_0.1, whole genome shotgun sequence genome, one window contains:
- the LOC124691727 gene encoding putative FBD-associated F-box protein At5g56700, with translation MDAAGAAGGEPFVNYAAEILVILNSLGLEGPSAQDRIDIIVPDLISLLPPPFVPATDDDGSSDSDDDHFSLTSSESDDSGGAAGADWPAAQDDGQDHIGRLADDLLSNIVSRLPTNEAARTMVLSTRWRFVWAATPLLVDDAHLRAANESHEMSAFRAVRAVSRCVAAHPGPLRAVRITHLSFHQQEYALQRLVAALAAKNVQDLILFNRPWSLDMPLPDDILSCAYLTRLYIGIWRWPFLDTTAHPPAFPNLQELGLLHTIIEDKGVDALLAQCPKLKIFSFAMAYNCPSRLRVKSRSLRVVMEWKCSFDEVIIDDAPCLERLLLESSGDRRPIKIVHAPRLEILGFLDLQLHTLEIGGIAIRAGMNVRACAMLPSVKILAVKVRFWDDMEAKMLTTLLRCFPQLETLHIMCIRSRSPDTVDDMDFWKSLASCDCLDSHLKTFVIHGVQGRKHEARFTAHIFKNGKVLKSYGIVYSHSDYVAEDGSDGSSSSDDVVDDGSDGSSSSDVVEDGSDGSSSSDDAVEDGSDGSSSNDDAVEDGSDGSSSSDDVIVQEGPTSGSVGEGNAPSGGSSGSDDAEVERRPMSGTVGEGSAPSGGSSGKYVFAHPAFPCWSFQNAINLSVEDPFYVLGPVMARINIVGGETTR, from the exons ATGGATGCCGCCGGCGCCGCTGGTGGAGAACCATTCGTAAACTACGCCGCCGAAATCTTGGTGATTTTGAACTCTCTAGGATTGGAGGGTCCGTCAGCGCAGGACCGCATCGATATCATCGTCCCCGATCTCATCTCCCTCCTCCCCCCACCCTTCGTCCCCGCGACAGATGACgacggctcctccgactccgacgACGACCACTTCTCCCTCACCTCCTCCGAATCCGACGacagcggcggcgccgccggtgcCGACTGGCCCGCGGCGCAGGATGACGGCCAGGACCACATCGGCCGCCTCGCGGACGACCTGCTCTCCAACATCGTCTCCCGCCTCCCCACCAATGAAGCCGCGCGCACCATGGTCCTGTCGACGCGCTGGCGCTTCGTGTGGGCGGCGACCCCGCTCCTCGTCGACGACGCTCACCTCAGGGCCGCCAACGAGTCCCACGAGATGTCCGCCTTCCGCGCCGTGCGCGCCGTCTCGCGCTGCGTGGCCGCTCATCCGGGGCCCCTCCGCGCCGTGCGCATCACCCACCTCTCCTTCCACCAGCAGGAGTACGCGCTCCAGCGCCtggtcgccgccctcgccgccaagAACGTGCAGGACCTCATCCTCTTCAACCGCCCCTGGTCGCTCGACATGCCGCTCCCCGACGACATCCTCAGCTGTGCCTACCTCACCCGCCTCTACATCGGCATATGGCGCTGGCCCTTCCTGGACACTACCGCCCACCCGCCTGCCTTCCCCAACCTCCAGGAGCTTGGCCTTTTGCACACCATCATCGAGGACAAGGGAGTCGACGCCTTGCTGGCGCAATGCCCCAAGCTGAAGATTTTCTCCTTTGCCATGGCGTACAACTGCCCTTCACGCCTCCGCGTCAAGTCCCGCAGCCTCCGTGTTGTGATGGAATGGAAATGCAGCTTCGATGAAGTCATCATCGATGATGCCCCCTGCCTGGAGCGCCTGCTCTTGGAAAGCTCTGGCGACCGGAGGCCCATCAAGATTGTCCATGCGCCTAGGCTGGAGATACTCGGGTTCTTGGACCTCCAGCTCCACACGCTCGAGATTGGCGGCATTGCCATCAGG GCTGGGATGAATGTGAGAGCTTGTGCCATGCTGCCAAGTGTGAAGATACTTGCTGTCAAGGTTCGGTTTTGGGATGACATGGAGGCCAAGATGCTGACCACTCTGCTCAGATGTTTTCCTCAACTCGAGACGCTTCATATCATG TGCATTCGATCCAGGTCACCTGACACTGTGGATGATATGGATTTCTGGAAGTCCCTGGCCTCCTGCGATTGCCTTGACTCTCATCTGAAGACGTTCGTCATCCACGGAGTTCAGGGCCGGAAACATGAGGCGCGGTTCACCGCTCACATTTTTAAGAATGGTAAGGTGCTCAAGTCCTATGGCATCGTATATAGTCACAGTGATTATGTGGCAGAGGATGGATCAGATGGAAGCAGTTCAAGTGATGATGTGGTAGATGATGGATCAGATGGGAGCAGTTCCAGTGATGTGGTAGAGGATGGATCAGATGGAAGCAGTTCCAGTGATGATGCGGTAGAGGATGGATCAGATGGTAGCAGTTCCAATGATGATGCGGTAGAGGATGGATCAGATGGAAGCAGTTCCAGTGATGATGTGATAGTGCAGGAAGGCCCAACGTCAGGTTCTGTGGGTGAGGGCAATGCGCCATCAGGTGGAAGCAGTGGCAGTGATGACGCGGAAGTGGAAAGACGGCCAATGTCAGGCACCGTTGGCGAGGGCAGTGCGCCATCAGGTGGAAGCAGTGGCAAGTATGTTTTTGCTCACCCCGCCTTCCCTTGCTGGAGCTTTCAGAACGCCATTAACTTGTCAGTGGAGGATCCCTTCTATGTGCTGGGGCCTGTCATGGCCCGGATTAATATTGTTGGGGGCGAGACGACACGCTAG